The region CGCGTTGCTGAACTGGTCGACGGCCTGCGGTACGGCGACCATCGGCACCCCGCAGGCCAGCCCCTCCTGGGCGCCGCCCGCCCCTGCGTGGGTGACGAAGGCGTCGGCCTTCCGCAGGATGCTCAACTGCGGTATCCAACTGTGCACTTCGGCATTGGCGGGGATCTCGCCGAGGTCGGCCCGGTCGACGAACTCGCCGATCTGCAGCACCACGTACCACCCCGGCAGGTCGCCGAACGCCGCGACGCACGCGCGGTAGAAACCGGGCTCCTTGGTCCAGGTCGAGCCGAGCGAGACCAGCAGGATCCGGTCGGTCTGGGCGGCCCGCTCCGGGCGGCGCCACTCCGCCACTTCGCGGCGGGCGCTCTGGCAGCCGCCGACGAAGCTGTAGACGGACGGGTCGACGCGGTCGGCGTTGGGCTGGAGCAGCTCGGGGATGAGGGCGACACAGCGGCTGGGGCGGCCGATGAGCCGGTCGGGGTCGGTACCGGCCAGTCCGTTGTCCTCCAGCCAGGCGCGGTAGCGCGCGTAGTAGGCCCGGCCGCGCTCCGAGCACCGAAGCTGCGCGTACATCGGCTCGAAGACCTCTTCGCGGTACCCGTCCCAGGGCACGAAGCTGGGCGCGAGCTCGACGGCGGACACGCCCCAGCGATGGGCGAGGACATGCGCCGGGTAGGCCGTGACGTCGTACATCACCAGATCCGGCTCATCGCCCTCGTAGGCCGCCAGATGCTGCGGAAGCGCCTGCTCCGCCTCGGCGAGAAACGGCTCGATGTAGTCGATCAGCTCGGAGCCTGTGGCGCCCGGCACATTCTCACCGTGGAGGACCGAGGTGTAGGTCTTCGGCTCGGCGCCGGTCTCGGCGACCTTCTCGGCGAACGACTCGGGGATGGCGTAGGTCACCCGGTGGCCGCGGGCCACCAGCTCGCGGATCACCTCCAGGCTCGGGTTGACGTGCCCGTGCGCCGCGATGCCGAACATGGCGATATGTGTGGGGGGCTTGGCACCCGTCGATGGGGTCATGAAAACGGAACCTAAGCGAGAACGGATGCCTCAAACAAATAATGCGCATACCCGATCGATACACTAGCGCCGGTTTTGCACGAGCACCAGATCCCTGTCTTTAACGAGTCTTTTCCTTTACGCTTCCGGGCCGTCAGGAAGTCCAACTCTCCTTGACCCGGTGGCGCTTTGTGTCCCAGCGTGTCCTGCACCACCTTCGGCCACCCCCTCCGAACGTCCCATGGAAGGAGTGCGGGTGCACACGACGACGTCTCGCCGCGCCCTGCTCACCGCCACTCTGGCCGCCGCCGCGGCCGGTGCC is a window of Streptomyces violaceusniger Tu 4113 DNA encoding:
- a CDS encoding macrolide family glycosyltransferase, with amino-acid sequence MTPSTGAKPPTHIAMFGIAAHGHVNPSLEVIRELVARGHRVTYAIPESFAEKVAETGAEPKTYTSVLHGENVPGATGSELIDYIEPFLAEAEQALPQHLAAYEGDEPDLVMYDVTAYPAHVLAHRWGVSAVELAPSFVPWDGYREEVFEPMYAQLRCSERGRAYYARYRAWLEDNGLAGTDPDRLIGRPSRCVALIPELLQPNADRVDPSVYSFVGGCQSARREVAEWRRPERAAQTDRILLVSLGSTWTKEPGFYRACVAAFGDLPGWYVVLQIGEFVDRADLGEIPANAEVHSWIPQLSILRKADAFVTHAGAGGAQEGLACGVPMVAVPQAVDQFSNADTLEALGVGRHLPKEEATASALRKAVLDLVDDPEVAARCAALKARMAAEGGPDRAADLIEAELPV